The Planktothrix agardhii NIES-204 genomic interval TGAGTAACGCCTAATTCCTGAGCAAACTTTTCAATCTTTTTCCGCGCCGCCGGACGGACAAAAAAGGGAATTTCTTTTAAACGAGTTTCGGCTTCTGTTGTCCATTCCATGATCATCAATTAAGAAAGAGGATAATTACATTAATATATAATGGAATCAGAAAGGCCGCAATAGGAGAATCATTAATATGACTCTATACCAACCCAATGATATTATTGCTCAACGCTATCGCATCGTTACCACTTTGGGTGAAGGAGGCATGGGAATTACCTATGAAGCCGAAGATCTCACCAATTATCAACGAGTTGCCGTTAAATCAGTTTCCCTGCGACAGATAAAAGACTGGAAAATCTTGGAATTATTTGAACGAGAAGCTAAAGTTCTCGCCCATTTGCATCATCCCGGAATTCCTAAATATTTGGATTATTTTCACCTCGATACCGATGAAGATCGACAGTTTTATTTAATTCGAGAATTAGTTTCTGGAGACTCTTTAAATACTTGGCTTGAAAAAGGTTGGCATCCAACTGAAGCCGAAATCAAGCAAATTGCTGTTAAAATTTTAGAGATTCTCAGCTATTTACATCAACTCAATCCCCCAATTGTTCACCGGGATATTAAACCTCAAAATATTATTAGAAAAGCAGATGGAACAGTCTTTTTAGTGGATTTTGGAGCCGTTCAAGATGTTTACCGTAACACCATTTCCTTGAGTGGAACCTTTGTGGGAACGATTGGATATATGCCACCGGAACAGTTGCGAGGAAAAGCCTATCCTGCATCGGATTTGTATAGTTTGGGAGGAACTTTATTATATTTATTAACCAACCGTTCCCCTGATGAACTGCCTCAAAAACGAATGAAAATTAATTTTGATTCTATTGTTAACATTTCACCCGAATTTGCTGACTGGTTAGAGATGATGTTAGAACCTATCTTGGAAGATCGATATCAGTCTGCAACCGCAGCTTTAAAGGCACTGAAAAATAATTCTACCATCACGTCTTCTAATGCTTCTCAGATTCAGGTTTGTCATAAAAAGCCGAAAGGAAGTCGAGTTAAAATCCAAAAAACATCCAGAAGCTTAGTTGTTGATATTCCCCCTGCGGGTTTTCGGGTTGACTATCTATTTTTATGGTTTTTTACTATTTTTTGGAATGGAATGATACTCTTGCCAGTTCTATCTAATGGCATTCTATTTCTATTCTCACCCATTATTCTTTTTGTAATAGTAGGTGCTGTTTCATTTTATTATCTTATTTGGGCTTCATTTAGCAAAACTCAAATTAAAATTGATCAGAAAGAGTTTATAATCCATAAAAAATTATTCTTTAAAATTTGGATATCACAAGGAAAAACAGCGGATTTGGATAAAATTTTGATCAACAATACAGGAACTACTATTAATGAAAAACCCGTAATCAATTGTATCTTGTATGAAGGAATTATCAAGCATCAATTTGGTTCTTTATTGGAGCAGCAGGAAAAAGAATGGCTAGTGGCTGAGATCTCTGATTTTCTGCAAAAATTAAAGGGGAGAAAACATTAAGCCAACTCCCGTTAATCTGCCTATTGCCTAAAAAAAAAGCGGTTAGTTATCAGCTTTCCCCGCTTTTTTAAGTATTGCTATTGTTTTTCATATTCAGATAAATAATATTATTCCGAACAGAAATTCCGATGATATCCCGGAATTAAAATACAGTTAAAATAGAAACCATCAACTATATTTTAATTGGGAGCAGCAGCAGCTTTTTGTTCCGCTATTTTTTGATTATTAGCATATTGGACGGCTCTATCTTCAGCTACCGAAAACTTAGGATGGGAGTTAGGCACTTTTTTCATTAACTCACTGGCCCGTTTCCATTCCGTTCCCACTTTTGTCCATTCCGCTCGGGTTTGGGCTTTCTGGGCTAGATTGGCAGTATTGATCGCAGTCTTAACCGCTTCAGAAAACGGATCTGCCGTCACAGCCGCGGATGTAGTGGGTTTAGGAGAATCGGAAGCCACGGGTACAGAGGGGGTATCGGCAGATTCACCCGAGGAGGAAGATCCGGCGGGTAAGAAAGGGAGGCGGAATATGCCGGCAAAATGCAATCCCCCCAAGATGGCCAAAACCGCTAAAACCCCGAACAAGACCAACGGTAAAACCTTGCTTTTGGGCTTTTTCGGTTCAACCTGTCGAGTCGTTTCCTCAATTTCATCATCGGGATCATCATCCTCCTCGGGATTGTAGGCGGGTGCTACATTATTATTACTGGGGGGCAAATATTCATCTTCATCATTGATGAAGTCATCATCAATGATTTCGTCATCAATATTGTAATCTTCATCTTCGTCATCGACTAAAGGGACAGACGATTGATCTAAATCAACATCATCGGCGGGATTCATCATCGGTTCTGGCGGAGTTCTCAGAACAATTTCTTCTTCCCAAACGGGTAAATCATCTCCGAACTGACGCCCATAAACCCGAACGGTGTAAATCGTTTCAACACCGAGGCGATCCATACCATTTCGGACTAATTTAACCAAGTCTTTTTGATAGTGGGGAACCTGATCCCCCTCCATCATTACATGGAGGCAACCGTTCTCCCGCATGACATCGGCGTTAATTCCTTTGGATTTGAGGGAACGGTTAATCGCGTCTGCGATCACCTTGGGATCGCCCTGTTTAGCCAGTTCCCGTGGGCTTTGATCTTGTGATGACATAGCTAAAATGATTTCACCTGTCCATGACTAATGATAGTATCACTGATTAATCGCTGTGCAACTATTTTCTGAAAATTAGCACTTTTATCCCCGTTGAAATAGACGACACAATTCAATAATGTGGATTTGTAGGGTAGAGAGTTCATCCCCACCGCGTTTGAGATGGGCTTCTAGTTGCAGCAACAGGGGTAAACTCTGTTGAAATTGCCCAATTGTGGGAGTTTGGACTTCTTTTTGCAAGAAAAATACTCGGTTGGGGTTGCCAATTTCGGCGGTTTTAGCAATTTCGACTTTATCCCTAACTCCGGTTTCCATCATTAATTTAATCCATAACCAAGTCCGAAACTGACTAACTAAAGTTGCCACAATTTTCAGGGCGGGTTCATTATGTAGGAGCAGATCTGCTATCAACTCTAGGGCTTCGCTGGTTTGTCCGGCTTTAATACAACTGGCAAGTTTTAGGCTATTTTGAGTATTGGACTGAACTAATCGGGAAATGTCCTCTACACTCAAGGGTTGACGAGTATTTACACTAAAAAGTTGGAGTTTTTCCAATTCGTTATACAGTTGTCGGATATCATTTCCAACTAACTCCGCCAGGAGGTCGATACCATTCGGGGTCAGTTTTACCCCGCGTTCGCTGGCCAGGGTTCTAACTTGCTGTTGTAACTTATCGGTTTCCCAAGGTTTGATTCGAGAAAATTCCCGTAATTCTCCTTTGGATTTCCGAATCTGGTCTTCTAAGAATTTAGTAGATTTAAGCCGTTTATCAGGTTTGTTGGCACTGGTT includes:
- a CDS encoding serine/threonine protein kinase encodes the protein MTLYQPNDIIAQRYRIVTTLGEGGMGITYEAEDLTNYQRVAVKSVSLRQIKDWKILELFEREAKVLAHLHHPGIPKYLDYFHLDTDEDRQFYLIRELVSGDSLNTWLEKGWHPTEAEIKQIAVKILEILSYLHQLNPPIVHRDIKPQNIIRKADGTVFLVDFGAVQDVYRNTISLSGTFVGTIGYMPPEQLRGKAYPASDLYSLGGTLLYLLTNRSPDELPQKRMKINFDSIVNISPEFADWLEMMLEPILEDRYQSATAALKALKNNSTITSSNASQIQVCHKKPKGSRVKIQKTSRSLVVDIPPAGFRVDYLFLWFFTIFWNGMILLPVLSNGILFLFSPIILFVIVGAVSFYYLIWASFSKTQIKIDQKEFIIHKKLFFKIWISQGKTADLDKILINNTGTTINEKPVINCILYEGIIKHQFGSLLEQQEKEWLVAEISDFLQKLKGRKH
- the holA gene encoding DNA polymerase III delta subunit, with the protein product MPIYLYWGDDDFSLLQAVERLRSAVVDPSWDSFNSDRIVSDQANSIVMGLNQAMTPPFGLGGRFVWLADTPLMQQCSTEVYQELERTLPAIPDTTTLLLTSANKPDKRLKSTKFLEDQIRKSKGELREFSRIKPWETDKLQQQVRTLASERGVKLTPNGIDLLAELVGNDIRQLYNELEKLQLFSVNTRQPLSVEDISRLVQSNTQNSLKLASCIKAGQTSEALELIADLLLHNEPALKIVATLVSQFRTWLWIKLMMETGVRDKVEIAKTAEIGNPNRVFFLQKEVQTPTIGQFQQSLPLLLQLEAHLKRGGDELSTLQIHIIELCRLFQRG
- a CDS encoding hypothetical protein (protochlorophillide reductase 57 kD subunit (fragment)), with product MIMEWTTEAETRLKEIPFFVRPAARKKIEKFAQELGVTQITVQVYEQAKQKFN